A genomic window from Heptranchias perlo isolate sHepPer1 chromosome 20, sHepPer1.hap1, whole genome shotgun sequence includes:
- the LOC137335625 gene encoding probable G-protein coupled receptor 139: MLATFLIIRKIYYLILAVIGVPVNLMAIVILSRGKCGLSTCTTHYLVAMAAADLLVIVFEVILWRLSYYYFPGSFLDITPVCSVTAVLLYTAIDCSVWFTVTFSFDRFVAICCQKLKTKYCTKRTAAVVLATTCILLCLKDVPFYFIYEPGAIVDNVPWDCYTKPSYYTEPGWVGFDLFGVILNPLLPMALILLLNALTVRHILVTSRVRKGLRGQSKGENCNDPEMESRKKSVILLFTISGSFILLWLIYVIDILYYNIAGRNYFDNKDSSYIFGQVGSMLQLLSSCTNTFIYGVTQSRFREQFKSTVKYPITLIINLMNNSHN, from the exons ATGCTTGCGACATTTTTAATTATCAGAAAAATATACTACCTGATCCTGGCCGTCATTGGTGTACCTG TTAATTtaatggcgattgtgatcctatcccggggaaagtgcggtctctccacctgcaccacacactacctggtggccatggcagcggcggatctactggtcattGTCTTTGAGGTCATACTGTGGCGGCTCAGTTATTATTATTTCCCAGGATCTTTCCTGGACatcacccctgtgtgcagtgttaCCGCTGTCCTGCTTTACACAGCGATCGACTGTTcggtctggttcaccgtcactttctcctttgatcgatttgtggccatttgttgccagaagctgaaaactaaatattgcaccaagagaacggcggctgtcgTTCTAGCAACAACCTGCATTCTGCTCTGTTTGAAAGACGTTCCATTCTACTTTATATACGAACCTGGTGCGATAGTCGACAATGTACCGTGGGATTGTTATACAAAACCAAGTTATTATACTGAGCCGGGATGGGTGGGATTTGATTTGTTTGGTGTGATTTTAAACCCATTGCTCCCAATGGCTTTAATTTTGTTGCTCAATGCTCTGACCGTCAGGCACATTTTAGTGACCAGTCGAGTCCGTAAGGGACTGAGGGGTCAGAGCAAGGGAGAGAATTGcaatgacccagagatggagagcagaAAGAAGTCTGTCATTTTACTCTTTACCATATCCGGCAGTTTCATACTTCTTTGGCTGATATATGTTATAGATATCCTATATTATAACATTGCAGGAAGAAATTATTTCGATAACAAAGATTCTTCGTATATCTTTGGACAAGTTGGATCTATGCTGCAGCTTttaagttcctgcacaaacacattTATTTATGGGGTGACTCAGTCCAGGTTCAGAGAACAGTTCAAAAGCACGGTGAAATATCCGATCACTTTAATTATTAATTTAATGAATAATAGTCACAACTGA